From one Streptomyces spiramyceticus genomic stretch:
- a CDS encoding sensor histidine kinase codes for MSAAPRRALLAGLRWTSLRLRLVVVFALVALTAAVSASAIAYWLNREAVLTRTQDAALNDFRQEMQNRAATLPIRPTQSELQAAAAQMAASSGPGYSVLLVDQRAAGKPIVGNSDIDAFTLEDVPQELQDAVNRRQKVTDANDYAYHLYWLRISPKDKPFLVAGTKVIGGGPTGYMLTSLEQERADLNSLAWSLAIATALALLGSALLAQAAATTVLKPVQRLGDAARQLGEGKLDTRLRVSGTDELADLSRTFNRTAESLEKKVADMSAREESSRRFVADMSHELRTPLTAITAVAEVLEDEADNLDPMIAPAVHLVVSETRRLNDLVENLMEVTRFDAGTARLVLDDVDVADQVTACIDARAWLDAVDLDAERGIMARLDPRRLDVILANLIGNALKHGGSPVRVSVRPVDHELVIEVRDHGPGIPEDVLPHVFDRFYKASASRPRSEGSGLGLSIAMENAHIHGGDITASNSEEGGAVFVLRLPLDVSQAADEGEDDGLREGEECEEQ; via the coding sequence GTGAGTGCCGCCCCCAGGCGCGCGCTGCTGGCGGGGCTGCGCTGGACCAGTCTGCGGCTGCGGCTCGTCGTCGTGTTCGCCCTGGTGGCGCTGACCGCCGCCGTCTCCGCGTCCGCCATCGCGTACTGGCTCAACCGCGAGGCGGTGCTGACGCGTACGCAGGACGCCGCGCTGAACGACTTCCGGCAGGAGATGCAGAACCGCGCTGCCACCCTGCCGATACGCCCGACCCAGTCCGAACTCCAGGCCGCGGCCGCGCAGATGGCGGCCAGCAGCGGCCCCGGTTACAGCGTGCTGCTCGTCGACCAGCGGGCGGCGGGCAAGCCCATCGTCGGCAACTCGGACATCGACGCCTTCACGCTCGAAGACGTACCGCAGGAGCTTCAGGACGCGGTGAACCGCAGGCAGAAGGTCACGGACGCGAACGACTATGCGTACCACCTGTACTGGCTGCGCATAAGCCCGAAGGACAAGCCGTTCCTGGTGGCCGGTACGAAGGTCATCGGCGGCGGGCCGACCGGTTACATGCTGACTTCCCTGGAGCAGGAGCGCGCCGACCTCAACTCGCTCGCCTGGTCCCTCGCGATCGCCACCGCCCTCGCGCTGCTCGGCTCCGCGCTGCTCGCGCAGGCGGCGGCGACGACGGTGCTCAAGCCTGTGCAGCGGCTCGGGGACGCGGCGCGGCAGCTCGGTGAGGGGAAGCTCGACACGCGGCTGCGGGTGTCGGGCACGGACGAACTGGCCGATCTGTCACGGACGTTCAACAGGACCGCCGAGTCGTTGGAGAAGAAGGTCGCCGACATGAGCGCGCGGGAGGAGTCGAGCCGCCGCTTCGTCGCCGACATGTCGCACGAACTGCGGACGCCGCTCACCGCGATCACGGCAGTGGCGGAGGTCCTGGAGGACGAGGCGGACAACCTCGACCCGATGATCGCACCCGCCGTACATCTGGTGGTGAGCGAGACGCGGCGGCTCAACGACCTGGTGGAGAACCTGATGGAGGTGACCCGCTTCGACGCGGGTACGGCCCGTCTCGTCCTCGACGACGTCGATGTCGCGGACCAGGTGACCGCCTGCATCGACGCCCGCGCCTGGCTGGACGCGGTGGATCTCGACGCCGAGCGCGGCATCATGGCGCGGCTCGACCCGCGCCGGCTGGATGTGATCCTGGCGAATCTGATCGGCAACGCGCTGAAGCACGGCGGTTCGCCGGTACGGGTGTCCGTGCGGCCCGTCGATCATGAGCTGGTCATCGAGGTACGGGACCACGGCCCGGGCATCCCCGAGGACGTACTGCCGCATGTTTTCGACCGCTTCTACAAGGCGAGCGCGTCGCGGCCCCGTTCCGAGGGCAGCGGGCTCGGCCTGTCCATCGCGATGGAGAACGCGCACATTCACGGCGGCGACATCACGGCGTCCAACTCGGAGGAGGGCGGCGCGGTGTTCGTACTGCGGCTGCCGCTCGATGTGTCGCAGGCGGCGGACGAAGGAGAGGACGACGGCTTGAGAGAGGGGGAGGAATGCGAAGAGCAGTGA
- the afsQ1 gene encoding two-component system response regulator AfsQ1 codes for MPFLLLIEDDDAIRTALELSLSRQGHRVATAATGEDGLKLLREQRPDLIVLDVMLPGIDGFEVCRRIRRTDQLPIILLTARSDDIDVVVGLESGADDYVVKPVQGRVLDARIRAVLRRGEREANDAAVFGNVTIDRSAMTVTKNGEDLQLTPTELRLLLELSRRPGQALSRQQLLRLVWEHDYLGDSRLVDACVQRLRAKVEDVPSSPTLIRTVRGVGYRLDTPS; via the coding sequence GTGCCTTTCCTGTTGCTGATCGAGGACGACGACGCCATCCGCACGGCCCTCGAACTCTCGCTGTCACGCCAGGGCCACCGAGTGGCCACCGCGGCGACGGGAGAGGACGGCCTGAAACTGCTGCGCGAGCAGCGGCCGGATCTGATTGTGCTGGACGTGATGCTGCCCGGCATCGACGGATTCGAGGTGTGCCGGCGCATCAGGCGTACCGACCAATTGCCCATCATTCTGCTGACCGCGCGCAGCGACGACATCGACGTCGTGGTCGGCCTGGAGTCGGGCGCGGACGATTACGTCGTCAAGCCCGTCCAGGGCCGGGTGCTCGACGCCCGCATCCGCGCGGTACTGCGTCGCGGCGAGCGGGAGGCCAACGACGCGGCGGTCTTCGGCAATGTGACCATCGACCGTTCTGCCATGACGGTCACCAAGAACGGCGAGGACCTGCAGCTCACGCCGACCGAGCTGCGGCTGCTCCTGGAGCTCAGCCGCAGACCCGGGCAGGCCCTGTCGCGGCAGCAGTTGCTGCGCCTGGTGTGGGAGCACGACTACCTCGGCGACTCGCGGCTGGTCGACGCCTGCGTGCAGCGGCTGCGGGCCAAGGTCGAGGACGTACCGTCGTCGCCGACTCTCATCCGTACCGTCCGGGGTGTCGGTTACCGGCTGGACACACCTTCGTGA
- a CDS encoding SigE family RNA polymerase sigma factor: protein MNALHSTTSSAVVTRLHDVTRNTEKSGAASLRGCARGTGRQRTQTMHVAAVLDASVGGHGGQGGTAYGEVTGERASVSEAEFTAYVQERRASLYATAYHLTGDRFEAEDLLQSALFSTYRAWDRISDKAAVGGYLRRTMTNLHISAWRRRKLNEYPTEELPETANDTDAMRGTELRAVLWQALARLPELQRTMLVLRYYEGRTDPEIADILDISVGTVKSSIWRSLRRLREDEVLSFGRDEEESFGELVA from the coding sequence ATGAACGCACTGCACAGCACCACCTCCAGCGCAGTTGTCACGCGTCTCCACGACGTCACGAGGAACACCGAGAAGTCCGGTGCAGCGAGCTTGCGGGGGTGTGCTCGCGGCACCGGGCGTCAGCGCACGCAGACCATGCATGTGGCTGCGGTGCTCGACGCTTCTGTGGGGGGACACGGGGGCCAGGGGGGAACGGCGTACGGGGAGGTCACCGGGGAACGGGCTTCTGTGTCGGAGGCGGAATTCACCGCCTACGTCCAGGAGCGCCGAGCCTCCCTGTACGCGACCGCCTACCACCTGACCGGCGACCGCTTCGAGGCCGAGGATCTGCTGCAGAGCGCCCTCTTCTCGACGTACCGCGCCTGGGACAGGATCAGCGACAAAGCGGCGGTCGGCGGCTATCTGCGCCGCACCATGACGAACCTGCACATCAGCGCCTGGCGCAGGCGCAAGCTCAACGAGTACCCGACCGAGGAACTGCCGGAGACGGCGAACGACACGGACGCGATGCGCGGCACCGAACTGCGCGCCGTGCTCTGGCAGGCGCTCGCCCGGCTGCCCGAACTCCAGCGCACGATGCTGGTCCTCCGCTACTACGAGGGCCGCACCGACCCGGAGATCGCGGACATCCTCGACATCAGTGTCGGCACGGTGAAGAGCAGCATCTGGCGGTCACTGCGCCGGCTGCGCGAGGACGAGGTCCTCAGCTTCGGCCGTGACGAGGAAGAGTCCTTCGGCGAGCTGGTGGCCTGA
- a CDS encoding uridine kinase family protein, with protein MSSSPIPTRVVLLAGPSGSGKSSLAARTGLPVLRLDDFYKEGDDPTLPQVAGSTDIDWDSPLSWDADAAVASIEELCRTGRTTVPVYDISISARVDREALDIERTPLFVAEGIFAADIVARCQELGVLADALCLRGRPATTFRRRLLRDLREGRKSVPFLLRRGWRLMRAERGIVERQAALGAHPCAKEEALGRLAAAAAGRHRTPAAREPA; from the coding sequence GTGAGTTCATCCCCCATACCCACTCGCGTCGTCCTGCTCGCAGGCCCCTCCGGCTCCGGAAAGTCGTCGCTCGCCGCCCGCACGGGTCTGCCCGTGCTGCGCCTCGACGACTTCTACAAGGAGGGCGACGACCCCACGCTTCCGCAGGTCGCGGGTAGTACGGACATCGACTGGGACTCTCCGCTGTCCTGGGACGCGGACGCCGCCGTCGCGTCGATCGAGGAACTGTGCCGTACGGGACGTACGACCGTCCCCGTGTACGACATCTCCATCAGCGCACGCGTGGACAGGGAGGCGCTCGACATAGAGCGCACACCGCTCTTCGTGGCCGAGGGGATCTTTGCGGCGGACATTGTTGCGCGCTGCCAGGAGCTCGGCGTGCTCGCGGACGCGCTGTGTCTGCGGGGGCGTCCGGCGACGACGTTCCGGCGGCGGTTGCTCCGGGATCTGCGGGAGGGCCGCAAATCCGTACCCTTCCTGCTGCGCAGGGGCTGGCGGCTGATGCGGGCGGAGCGCGGCATCGTGGAGCGTCAGGCGGCGCTGGGGGCGCACCCCTGCGCGAAGGAGGAGGCCCTGGGCCGCCTCGCAGCCGCGGCAGCGGGCCGCCACCGCACCCCGGCGGCACGCGAGCCGGCGTAG
- a CDS encoding aldehyde dehydrogenase family protein, with translation MSEHESISGSAARRLSVFKTYKLYVGGKFPRSESGRVYEVQDHKGKWLANAPLSSRKDARDAVVAARKAFGGWSGATAYNRGQILYRVAEMLEGRKDQFVREVADAEGLSKSKAAVVVDAAIDRWVWYAGWTDKIAQIVGGANPVAGPFFNLSTPEPTGVVTVLAPQESSFLGLVSAIAPVIATGNTAVVVASEKSPLPALSLGEVLATSDLPGGVVNILTGRTSEIAAPLASHQDVNAIDLTGADSELSRDLEIAAADNLKRVFRPQPVDWAADPGTHRLTAFLEMKTVWHPTGSLGASGSAY, from the coding sequence ATGTCTGAGCACGAATCGATCAGCGGCTCCGCCGCGCGGCGTCTGAGCGTCTTCAAGACCTACAAGCTGTACGTCGGGGGAAAGTTCCCCCGCAGCGAGAGCGGCCGGGTGTACGAAGTGCAGGACCACAAGGGCAAGTGGCTGGCCAACGCGCCGCTCTCCTCCCGCAAGGACGCCCGTGACGCGGTCGTCGCGGCGCGCAAGGCGTTCGGCGGCTGGTCGGGGGCGACGGCGTACAACCGGGGCCAGATCCTCTACCGCGTCGCGGAGATGCTGGAGGGCCGCAAGGACCAGTTCGTACGTGAAGTGGCGGACGCCGAGGGCCTGTCCAAGTCGAAGGCGGCCGTGGTCGTCGACGCGGCGATCGACCGCTGGGTCTGGTACGCGGGCTGGACCGACAAGATCGCCCAGATCGTGGGCGGCGCGAACCCGGTCGCGGGCCCGTTCTTCAACCTCTCCACGCCGGAGCCCACCGGCGTCGTCACCGTGCTCGCCCCGCAGGAGTCGTCCTTCCTGGGCCTGGTCTCGGCGATCGCCCCGGTGATCGCGACGGGCAACACGGCCGTCGTGGTCGCCTCGGAGAAGTCCCCGCTGCCCGCGCTCTCCCTCGGCGAGGTCCTGGCCACGTCCGACCTGCCGGGCGGTGTGGTCAACATCCTGACCGGCCGTACGTCGGAGATCGCGGCCCCGCTCGCCTCCCACCAGGACGTCAACGCGATCGACCTCACCGGCGCGGACAGCGAGCTGTCCCGCGACCTGGAGATCGCCGCGGCGGACAACCTCAAGCGGGTCTTCCGTCCACAGCCTGTGGACTGGGCGGCCGACCCCGGCACCCACCGCCTGACCGCCTTCCTGGAGATGAAGACGGTCTGGCACCCGACGGGCTCCCTGGGCGCGTCCGGCTCCGCGTACTGA